The following DNA comes from Hordeum vulgare subsp. vulgare chromosome 3H, MorexV3_pseudomolecules_assembly, whole genome shotgun sequence.
AGAAAACACTGTCTAACCTTGTCTACTTCAGCTAAAAACTTCTTCGGTGCTCGGAGCACAGATAAGGCAAAGGTCGGTAGCGCGGTTAGTACACTGCGGACCAAAACCCGTCTGCCAGCGATAGTCATGAGTTTGCCCTTCTATCCCGCAAGTCTTGCCCTGATCCGGTCCAGTATGAACTGGATGTGGACAAGGCACAATATGGATAGGGTTAGCGGGAGGCCCAGATATTTCACCGTCAAACCCACTGTCTCCCCACCAAAATTGGGTAGAACCTCGTGCAGCTTGATCTCCTTGCAGCGGATAGCAGAGACAGTTGATTTTGAGGGGTTCACTTGCAGTCCACTTGCCTGTCCAAAGTCGCGGAGGATGTCGAGCAGGTCGTCGACCTCTGCTCTATCAGGCTTGGCAAAAATTACTGCTTCATCAACATAAAGGCTAACTCGAAGAGAGATGTCTCTGCCAGGCAGGGGGGCAAGCATGTCTAACTTTCTCGCTTTCTGTAGCAGCCTGTGGAGGGGATCAATGtcgatgatgaagaggaggggcGAGAGAGGGTCTCTCTGTCGCAGGCCCTTACGATGGCGAATCTGCTGTCCTAGAGTGCCATTTAGCAGAAAGGATGACGATGCCGTGTTGAGAAGCAGCGCAATCCAATCTCGCCAGCGTGccggaaaaccaagcacttctaggaGCTCCAGTAGGTATTCCAAGAGACGTTGTTGAAAGCTCGGGCGATGTCTAACTTAAACAGTAGTGCGGGTGTCTTTTTCGGTGGAGAGATCTGACTGCATTTTGTACATACAGGAAACTATCCTGCATACACTTGGAGCGCAAGAAGGCCGATTGCGCAGGCGAGATGATGCTGTGGATAACCGTAGTTAGCCGCATGGAGAGCACCTTGGCTATAAGCTCTGCAAATGAGTGTATCAGGCTGACTGGCCTGAAGCCTTGGACCTTTGTGGCGCCATCTTTTTTGGTAAGGAGAACCACCATGGAAGTGTTTAGTTTGCTGAAGTCACCTCCTGCCATGTGGTAGAACTTGTTGAAGGCTTGTAGTACATCTGTCTTGATCAGCGGCCAGCAGCTTATGAAGAAAGTCCTAGTGAAGCTGTCTGGGCCAGGGCCTTCTCTGATGGGGAAGCCTTGATCACCTCCCAGATTTCATCTTCAGAGAAAGGGTTGTCGAGGCCTCTTCCTTAAACCGAGGGCATGTCCAAGAGTCGCCAATTGATGCCTAGCGATCAAACAGCCTTGGACCCCAAACTGTCATTGAAATGCTCATAGATGGCCGCTTCTTTTTCCTCGTCCACCGTGGCGATTGCATTGCCCAACTGAAGGTTGTGGATGTAGTTCTTTCGCCTACGCAAtctcatttttgcatggaagaatTTTGTTCCCGCATCTCCTACTCGTAGCCAAGTGAGGCGAGAAGCTTGGCGCCTGCGGGCACACTCGACCGCCGCCATTAGCGAAGCAGAGGggaaaatggattccgaggcttgGTTACAGAAGAATTTATCTATGCTGACTAGGGTGGGATCTTGACGCTCATTGCTCCAAGTGTATCGGCGGTTTTTTGCATTTAATCTCCTTCAAGCCAGCCGCGTCAATGGCTGTTCTAAACCTACCCATAAGTCTACGGTTTAGGTTGAGGTTGTTTTTGTCGCATGCTTCGTAGAtgaggttgaagtctccattGATTAACCATGGTTCTGCTGTAGGCGTAGCCGAGCGAGACAATTCCAAGAGGAAATTTTCCTTTCTGGCGTCGTCAGCAGGCCCGTAAACAGAGGAGAGCCAGAAACATTGGGGCTGTCCAAGCTGGGTGACCCTTGCCGTGATTGCGAAAACGTCGACGGCATGGGAGGCAACAGTGGCGAGGTTTATGTTCCAGAGGATCGCCGCCCCGCCACTGGCGCCGATCGCCggcactgcaatgcagtcagtgaGGGACGCGCCCCCAATCTCACGAACTAGGCTAGGCGACCAATCAGCAATTTCCGTCTCCCGCAGGCACATGACACCCACGCGGTGTGTTGTGGCTATCTCGCAGACGGAGGCTCGTTTGGCAGGGTGGTTGAGGCCACAGACGTTCCAACACATGATTGGAGGCAGTTTGTTACACATGGGGAAAACAAAAGTAGCTCCGGTGACTGAGAATACTAATTGGCAGGAGGCCCATGAGGTACACCTCCATCTTAATAGGGGCACGCCGATGTCCACTAATAGGCCCCAAGACACGCCGGCGTCTAGCTAAACACATACTACTACTACACATTGGAAACAAACCTAACTTAGATCGACTCATCGTCGGCCACCACCGGAGGGGGAAACTAAAAATAGCTAACATGACTAAACTACGGCCTCCTCGGAATCTCCATCGGGTCCGGCCATGCGTGCCATGATCCGCATGGCCTCGTTGTCGAGGCGCGTGAGCTTCGCAATGAACGCAATGTCGCTATCAGTCAATGGCTCATCGAAACGACGCAGGAGAGCTTTGGCAACCTTTGTAGTCATCTTCTCCCGTGGGCCAAGCAGGCCCAGCTCCTTGACGATGCGGAGGGACGCGCGCTGTGCCACCGAATCGGTGGATGTGTTGGTCGTTCGTCGAGCGCTCTGTCGTGATGGCATAGAGGGCGCACGGCTCTTCGGAGGGGCAGACGACCGGCGGACGGGCAAAGAGGCAACGAGAGGAGACATGTTGGTGCGGAAAAGGTGGCACGACTCGAGTAGATCTTCAGTGTCAACGATCTCCAGCTGGTAGACGCGGCTGGTCACCGCGCCCAACTGCACCTCAAGCGTGCATGCAGATGAGGGGGTGGCGCGGTTGAATTGTCGTAGTCCGTTGGGGCTGCAAAGAGTGTGGGGCTAAACACGTCTGGTTGCACTACCGCCCACACGGTCTCCTGCAGTGGACCCTTGTCGAACTCGAGTGGGGCTGTCACCACGGCGTCAGCGGCGGCCTGCACATCCGCCGCCATGTTGTCCACAATCACAGAGGCGATCGCAGGCCTCCTCGCCGCCTTGAAGAATTCCTCCACGGGATCCTTGCCGTTGTTGTTATCGCTGCAACCTCCGTTGCTTCCTGCGGGACCGGGGGGGCGGGAGTGGCCTCGACCGCCggcgctggaggggccgaggcgcTCCCGCCGAGGTCCTTCTTTCGTCGTGGCAGCGCGCTGTTGCATCCTTGGAGTCACACCTAGCGGGCGGGGAGCGGCTGCGCTGGCGCGGGGCAGGCGTCGGCGTCGGCTGGGCCGGTGTGCGTCTCCGGCGGAGCGGAGCGTCCTTCCAGGAGTGGCGGCcaccgccgcgcgccgccctctccGTCTTGGTATCGTTCATGGCCTCCTCGTGGCATGTCGCGACAGCCTAGGTCGGCCACCGAGGCCCAGGCTATGCGCTGGTGGCGTTCGCCACGCTGGCCGTCTTCAATCTCCATCGTCCATGAGGCGGGGGCTACAGCAGGGAACGGCATGTCGTTGGTGTCGAAGTCGGACGGCGACAGCCcactctggggggggggggggtgcggcGTCCAGTCTTCCACACGGTCGACGTGGATGAGCATGGTGTAGTCCGTTGTGGCCGGCGGCCGGGCGACGCGCCTGTCAGGCGACGAGAACCCCTCCATCTCCTCGACCCGTCCCGCACCACGCGGCAGCACCCCGAGAGTGTGCTTTGTGGGGATGTTGGTGACGTCGTTGGTCGAGACCCAGCGGGCGAAAGTTTTGGTGTGGCCGCGCCCGTGCGTCCACGGCCGCTGCTGCACGTACGGTTTGAGTTACTGCTAATTAATTTCTCAAGTAATTAGGTGTCTTGAGAGTTACTGCATaagtgacggagggagtattatttttgACCTAGCAATGAGCATTCATGCAACGTCCAACCGACCAATCACCCAGAGCCAAAAGTCTCATTGGGCCCATGAGTGTATAAAAGTGGTTTAATGCAGAATGCTGTTGCGTAGCTGGCCATTGCAGTAATGTGATTGCATGTACAGGATGGCCTCTTGATACACAACAAACTTCACTTAAAATGCGGTTTTATCGTGGAAAAATGCTAGGATATCTTCATGCTAAAAGTAGTTGTTGGAAGAAAAAAAAGATGAGAAATTAAAAAACATTGCACAGAGACAGAAGATACACTAGAcaaatcttcaagatatcgagttCATACAATTAAAGCGAGCACATCATATGATCACAATAGAAAAATGAAATGCAAAGCAAGCCTTATGTCCTACTAGCAGTACTAGTTATACCATTTCACAATAAAGCAAAACAGCGACACTGTATTCACAACTATGCCTTGCTCCAACGTCTACTTTTTTTccgagaaacccatcatctacttctaCATTACAAAATTTTCTCGAAGTAATAGTAATGGGAACCAAGCAACCATTTACAAATCCTAAGTACGCCACCAGTCGAACTAGCACCTAAAACCCCTTATGTAGCCTTACCAATCAAACAATCCACAAAATTTACAGAACCCTTCAAcccagaaaagaagaagaaagaaactgCTAAAAATGAGTAACAATGAAGAGCAGCGAGGTGCACCAATGTAGAGCATCCGTCACCTGCTGCGCCGCCGGTCAGCGGCGTATTGCGAGAGCGGGACGAGCTCCGAGAGCGGCGTCGCGAGCGGCGTGGTGACGGGCGTGGGGATGGGGGACGATCTGCAAACGGGGCACGACCCGCTCCTGCGCAGCCAGGCGTCGAGGCACATGACGTGGAACCTGTGCCTGCACTCGGGCATCAGCCGTAGCATCTCGCCGTCCATGTACTCGGAGAGGCAGATCGAGCACATGGTGTCGCCGCCCGCGGCCCTGGAGAAGGGTGCCTTGGGGTACGACGCGATGGCAGCGGGGTGGAGCCCGATCGGCGACGAGGCGGCCGCAGCTGCCGAGGAGTAGGCCTCGGGGGACTCGGACCCCTCGGCGACGAACAGCACGCGCGGCACGGTGATGGAGAGGTGGCTGGAGCTGGACGTGGGCGTGAGCCGCGTGATGGCGCCCGCGAAGTGGCCGCCCGCGCCCACGCGCTCGCCGTATCGGAAGCAGAAATAGGCCGTGAGCACGACGGAGGCAAGGAGGACGAGGAAGCCAAGCGCGATGGCGATGGAGTAGCCGAGGCCGAGCGTGGCGAGCGAGGAGAGGAGGGACGGGGACGACATGGCGATGGTAGCGCCGACGGCCgagatgattttgcagtggggaGGTGGAGGAATGGCATCGGTGGTGTGAGCGTGTGGggtggtggggtggggtgggtcgATCAGCGAGTAGCTAGAGTCAAGTCCTTGTGGGGTGGGAGTAAATGTGGATGGTGGCGTGGTGATTTTCCTTCCTTTCCTTCTCGTCCCGTCGCGGCGAGGGGCGCCAGATCTGGTGGTAGGGTGGTGGGTGGACGGCGCCAGCGGCTGCATTTACTGCCGGAGAAGTGGCACGGGCCAAGGAGTAATGGCGGCGGATGGAGATGCTCTGCTCGGCTCCGCTGTCATGACTTCGGGAGGGAGAGGACGGGAGCGTAGTGGCATGGCAGCGTGGGAAGGGGGTTTCTCTGCCTGTGCTCGCTGCTGCAGTGCTGCGGGCGGGCATGGGATGTTGGGGCTGGCGGTCACTCATTTGACCTTTCGAGCGCCGTGCTAGTGAGCAGTGCCAGTCAGAGCGGGGTCAACTCCTTGGCAGATATCATGTCGGTGAGGCACCATGGACCGATCGACGATGGAGTAGCAAAGTAAAATGCTTCTTTTTCCACGATTCGTTGTTTTATGTTTTTGCAATTCATCGAAAATACAAAGCATCTTAAATATAATATAAATTGCATTGAAGTTCTTGGACCACCAAAGGGTCACTCCGCAGAACGAGCCGTCAATGCAccattgtcgtcactctcatgtCGTAGCTGACATGATCTTGTCTATGATAATTGAGAAGTCTTCGTGCACATGCCTTAAAAACCAAGGCTCGAGATCCGCAGCCCCACCCCTAGGTCCAGGTGAGCCCTTCCCAGGTCATTGGGCCCCACGGTGAAACTCTTGGGACCTTTTAGAACCTTTTTGGTACTTTACCAAAAAATTCccgtactttttcaaaactatgaATATgacttttcatatataaatctttatcttttgaccattccgaagctcgtcgtgatgtccgggatcccaTACGAAAATCCGAACTACTTTCGGACTTTCCACTATTAGTATCTCAACATTACCCTAGTGCTACTGAATGTTAAGCATGCGGCCCTACGGGTCGAGAATTATGTACTCccaccgtcccaaaataagtgtcttaagcttagtacaactttgtactagctctagtacaaagttaagacagttattttgggacggagggagtagatattaccgagacacctctgtgatcaataaccaatagccggGCCTGGAtaaccatattggttcctacagatTCCACAAAGATGTTTATCtattgaaccacgatgtcgaggattcagttaatcccatatgtcattccctttgtctcgcgatatgttacttgcccgagattcggtcgtcggtatctacatacctagttcaatcatgttactaacaagtctctttactcgttctgtaatacaaggtcCCGTGACTAAACTCATTACTCGCATGCTTGAAAGCTTCTTGTgaagttgtattaccgaatgggcccaaaTATATCCCTCTGTTATACAGAGTGacaaaatcccagtctcaatccgtGCCAACCCAGCACACATCACCGGAgacacctatagagcacctttaagaTAATCCCGTTACGAAGTGACGTTTGGATACACActaagtattccttcggtgcaaggcagttgcatgatctcatggtctaagtaacacatacttgacatgaagaaagttgtagcaataaactaagtgatatGATCATTTTCTAAgattacggttgggtcttgtccatcacatcattctcctaatgatgtgatcccattatcaaatgacaaatcatgtctatggttaggaaaccttaaccatatttgatcaacgagctagtctggtagaggcttactagggacatggtgttgttcatatatccacacatgtaattaAGTTTTCGATCAGTACAATTCCAGAATGGATAATCAACTTTTACCATGAacaaaccaatttattattgcctttagg
Coding sequences within:
- the LOC123440227 gene encoding RING-H2 finger protein ATL67-like, encoding MQPLAPSTHHPTTRSGAPRRDGTRRKGRKITTPPSTFTPTPQGLDSSYSLIDPPHPTTPHAHTTDAIPPPPHCKIISAVGATIAMSSPSLLSSLATLGLGYSIAIALGFLVLLASVVLTAYFCFRYGERVGAGGHFAGAITRLTPTSSSSHLSITVPRVLFVAEGSESPEAYSSAAAAASSPIGLHPAAIASYPKAPFSRAAGGDTMCSICLSEYMDGEMLRLMPECRHRFHVMCLDAWLRRSGSCPVCRSSPIPTPVTTPLATPLSELVPLSQYAADRRRSR